Sequence from the Argentina anserina chromosome 7, drPotAnse1.1, whole genome shotgun sequence genome:
AGAGTGCTTTTGTGAATATATGTAGGACagatatttaaaaatatgaaacttTAATAGCATCCGTGCATACCTCCTCGCTCGTGAATAGGCGTAAACTTTTGTAGTACAAGAAGCGTCGTGGTCCTGCATATATTACGATAATTAGGTGTAATGATCATGCGGTTTAGGATTTTCCAAGATCTACAGTGCAGTTCACATATTAATTAAGAGTAGAAGATGGAACCCTGAAACTATATTTTCAAACATGAGCAGGTTCTGCAGTTCATCTATAATCGGTGCCATCAACAGGAAAGTAGGGagatataaaaaatattagaaatgCACGCAGCCAACTGATGATCCTGTTAAAAATCTGCTACTGGACTTGAATTATACCTCTTAGAACCACAAACCCCAAAGCAGCAGCGACTCCACCAGTAATAAATGGATGTGAAGCCGCCACAGAAGCACCCTCTGCACCAAAGCGTAAATATAACTCTTTTAATATCAAACACCTAAACCAAATAAAAACCAGCAAGTCAAATTTTTAAAGACAACACAATAGATTGGGACTAACCTTTAACCTTAGCAAGCATAACATCCTCATAATCAGCATAGTTAGACTTGACATCTTCCAACGAGTCCTGCATTCCGACATTCACATCAAATAATTTAATCTCTTTGTGAATAGTAAAAAGGGAGAGATTAATTTTCTCACTTAGCTACTACAGCAATTATGTTTATAGTTTAAGCCTATATCGAAAGTGAACAAATGCTTATAAATCTAGATTCCTCATTAATTCATCTCAATTTTTCAGCAAACTTGTAGAACCAACATTGATTAACTGAACTTGCGAGCTTCAAGAACCCTAATTTTCCTTACATTTTCTACCTGAACCAAAACAAGtgtaaaattaataatgagAATTGAGGGAATTTGAGCTCTTACAATGGTCTGGCTCCAATGAGCCGAGCCGGTGTCGCGAATCTCCGAGAGGCGTGATCGAGAAGCTTCGAACGCCGAGCTTAGTGTCTCTCCGATGTTCTTCTGGTAAATCCCAGCCTGCTCAATCGCGTAGTCAATCCACGGCGTCGGAGGTTGGTCTAGGCTTTCGGGATTACTCTGGCTGAAGGAGGAGGTTTCCGTCGGCGAGAAGATCCGCTTTTCCGGTGAGGAGGTTTCTGGTTCCGTCGACATTGCAGACGCAAAGCaagtgctctctctctctctattttctttttttcgtcTTCTTATGGTCTCTgaatcgggtcgggtcgggtcttAATATTGGGAGTCGGGTTGAGCAGTATTGGatccttcctcctcctccctcgTGTGGGCCCCACGCTCCTCACCACTATATTATGCACACTGCAATTTCAGATCAGACCCCTCTCTCATCCATCAAAGCCAAAAGCCGACGACTCCCGAAAATCCCAGAAATACCCCTGCGTCCTCTCCAAAATTTCGCCACCGAGTAACCTCTGCTATCTGCTCTCAATCTCGATATCACAGCAAACCCTATCTCGCAATCCCTCGTCGTCTACGCGATGCTCAAGTTTTCGCAGACCACTGCGGACCAGATTCGCTTCCTCCTCCACAGCCTCAACGACTCCAACTCCGACTCCGTTCACCGTGAGCTCACTCAGGTACTCTACCTCGTTCAAGCTTTCTCTGTTTTCTCTCGATTCTTCGTCATCGT
This genomic interval carries:
- the LOC126802020 gene encoding RGS1-HXK1-interacting protein 1: MSTEPETSSPEKRIFSPTETSSFSQSNPESLDQPPTPWIDYAIEQAGIYQKNIGETLSSAFEASRSRLSEIRDTGSAHWSQTIDSLEDVKSNYADYEDVMLAKVKEGASVAASHPFITGGVAAALGFVVLRGPRRFLYYKSLRLFTSEESLLTRADTKVKDLRHSIDVLKAESQQLEKRAAHAEEELLKGRNKLRLAGKQIQSAIGTGYKIEKQARGLKDFIGELPRREASVLRDRVTKLADEAKQERKALSKEITKISNYGISV